The following proteins come from a genomic window of Pseudomonas sp. MAG733B:
- the cspD gene encoding cold shock domain-containing protein CspD, whose protein sequence is MGMSGDKKTAPVKGTVKGKVKWFNNAKGYGFINEDDKSEDLFAHYSAIQMEGYRTLKAGQAVVFDIIQGPKGLHAVNIGDPAATANNTTVAMQQTEKV, encoded by the coding sequence ATGGGTATGTCAGGCGACAAGAAGACAGCGCCGGTCAAAGGCACTGTGAAAGGGAAGGTCAAATGGTTCAACAATGCAAAGGGTTACGGTTTTATCAACGAGGATGACAAAAGCGAAGACCTCTTCGCCCATTACTCGGCCATACAAATGGAAGGCTATAGAACCTTGAAAGCCGGGCAAGCCGTCGTCTTTGACATTATTCAAGGACCCAAAGGCTTGCACGCCGTCAACATCGGCGACCCAGCCGCTACAGCGAACAACACTACAGTCGCCATGCAACAGACCGAGAAGGTTTAA
- the clpS gene encoding ATP-dependent Clp protease adapter ClpS: MHAISQIRLTFNQDRPTLQKDRPEEHDDDSAGIAVQEAKPALQAPPMYKVVLFNDDYTPMDFVVEVLEVFFNLNRELATKVMLAVHTEGRAVCGVFTRDIAETKAMQVNQYARESQHPLLCEIEKDG, from the coding sequence ATGCATGCAATCAGCCAGATTCGACTAACATTCAATCAGGATCGCCCGACTCTCCAGAAAGATCGCCCGGAGGAACACGACGACGATTCCGCAGGCATTGCTGTTCAGGAGGCCAAGCCTGCTTTACAGGCGCCGCCGATGTACAAGGTGGTTTTGTTTAATGATGACTACACACCGATGGATTTCGTCGTCGAAGTGCTCGAGGTGTTTTTTAACCTGAATCGCGAGCTGGCGACCAAGGTCATGCTGGCCGTCCATACAGAAGGACGGGCAGTATGTGGAGTGTTTACCCGCGACATCGCCGAGACCAAGGCCATGCAGGTCAACCAGTACGCCAGGGAAAGCCAGCATCCGCTACTCTGTGAAATCGAGAAGGACGGTTAA
- a CDS encoding NUDIX hydrolase — protein MDWKPHITVATIVEDNGRFLMVEEHKAGRNVLNQPAGHLDPNETLTEAAVRETLEETGWDVEPTGVLGIYLYTAPSNGVTYQRVCFIAKPLKHHPDYQLDDGIVGAKWLTRDELIEQRDNWRSELIIRCIDDYLAGNHFGLELIRPSL, from the coding sequence ATGGACTGGAAACCCCACATCACCGTCGCCACCATCGTCGAAGACAACGGCCGCTTCCTGATGGTCGAAGAGCACAAGGCCGGTCGCAACGTACTCAATCAGCCCGCCGGTCATCTCGACCCGAATGAAACCCTGACCGAAGCCGCGGTCCGCGAAACCCTCGAAGAAACCGGCTGGGACGTAGAACCCACCGGCGTACTGGGCATTTACCTCTATACCGCCCCGAGCAACGGCGTGACCTACCAACGGGTCTGCTTCATCGCCAAACCGCTGAAACATCATCCGGATTATCAGCTGGACGACGGTATCGTCGGCGCCAAGTGGTTGACCCGCGACGAATTAATCGAGCAGCGCGACAACTGGCGCAGCGAGTTGATCATCCGTTGCATCGACGACTACCTGGCCGGCAATCACTTCGGCCTCGAATTGATCCGTCCTTCTCTTTAG
- the hflD gene encoding high frequency lysogenization protein HflD, with amino-acid sequence MTPTQEQLTALGGVFLAAVLVDKIAKTGQTNEAGLTCMLGSLLIRDPKDTLEVYGGDDINLREGYRALVGALERDPSALQREPLRYALAMLGLERQLAKRSDMLDVIGKRLPQIQSQVEHFGPAHENVIAACGALYQDTLSTLRQRIQVHGDMRNLQQPSNASKIRALLLAGIRSARLWRQLGGHRWQLVVSRRKLLKELYPLMRNE; translated from the coding sequence ATGACCCCCACTCAGGAGCAACTGACCGCGCTGGGCGGCGTATTCCTCGCCGCCGTGCTGGTGGACAAGATTGCCAAGACCGGCCAGACCAACGAAGCCGGCCTGACCTGCATGCTCGGCAGCCTGCTGATCCGCGACCCCAAGGACACTCTGGAAGTCTACGGCGGCGACGACATCAATCTGCGCGAAGGCTATCGCGCCTTGGTCGGCGCCCTCGAACGCGACCCGAGTGCCCTGCAGCGCGAACCGCTGCGTTATGCGCTGGCCATGCTCGGTCTTGAGCGTCAGCTGGCCAAGCGTAGCGACATGCTGGACGTGATCGGCAAGCGCCTGCCACAGATTCAGTCCCAGGTTGAACACTTCGGCCCGGCCCACGAAAACGTGATCGCCGCCTGCGGCGCGCTGTATCAGGACACCTTGAGTACCCTGCGCCAACGCATCCAGGTGCATGGCGACATGCGCAACCTGCAACAGCCGAGCAACGCCTCGAAAATCCGCGCCCTGCTGCTGGCCGGCATCCGTTCGGCACGCCTGTGGCGGCAGTTGGGCGGTCATCGCTGGCAGTTGGTGGTCAGCCGCCGCAAATTGCTGAAAGAGCTTTACCCGTTGATGCGTAACGAATAA
- the icd gene encoding NADP-dependent isocitrate dehydrogenase: MGYKKIQVPAVGDKITVNADHSLNVPNNPIIPFIEGDGIGVDISPVMIKVVDAAVKKAYGGERKISWMEVYAGEKATQVYDQDTWLPQETLDAVKDYVVSIKGPLTTPVGGGIRSLNVALRQQLDLYVCLRPVRWFEGVPSPVKKPGDVDMTIFRENSEDIYAGIEWKAGTPEATKVIKFLKEEMGVTKIRFDENCGIGVKPVSLQGTKRLARKALQYVVDNDRDSLTIVHKGNIMKFTEGAFKEWAYEVAAEEFGATLLDGGPWMQFKNPKTGKNVVVKDAIADAMLQQILLRPAEYDVIATLNLNGDYLSDALAAEVGGIGIAPGANLSDTVAMFEATHGTAPKYAGKDQVNPGSLILSAEMMLRHMGWTEAADLIIKGTNGAISAKTVTYDFERLMDGAKLVSSSGFGDALISHM; this comes from the coding sequence ATGGGTTACAAGAAGATTCAGGTTCCAGCCGTCGGCGACAAAATCACCGTCAATGCAGACCATTCTCTCAATGTTCCTAATAACCCGATCATTCCCTTCATCGAAGGCGACGGCATTGGTGTCGACATCAGTCCGGTCATGATCAAGGTTGTCGATGCTGCTGTGAAAAAGGCTTACGGCGGCGAGCGCAAGATTTCCTGGATGGAAGTGTACGCCGGGGAAAAAGCGACTCAGGTTTACGATCAGGACACCTGGCTGCCTCAGGAAACCCTGGACGCAGTCAAGGATTACGTGGTTTCCATCAAGGGCCCGTTGACCACGCCGGTCGGCGGCGGTATCCGTTCCCTCAACGTAGCGCTGCGCCAGCAACTCGACCTGTATGTCTGCCTGCGTCCGGTACGTTGGTTCGAAGGCGTGCCGAGTCCGGTCAAGAAGCCAGGCGACGTCGATATGACGATCTTCCGCGAGAACTCCGAAGACATCTACGCCGGCATCGAGTGGAAGGCCGGTACGCCGGAAGCGACAAAGGTCATCAAATTCCTTAAAGAAGAAATGGGCGTTACCAAGATCCGTTTCGACGAAAACTGCGGTATCGGCGTCAAGCCGGTTTCCCTGCAAGGCACCAAGCGTCTGGCGCGCAAGGCCCTGCAATATGTGGTCGACAACGATCGCGATTCGCTGACCATCGTGCACAAAGGCAACATCATGAAGTTCACCGAAGGCGCCTTCAAGGAATGGGCCTACGAAGTGGCGGCAGAAGAGTTCGGCGCGACCCTGCTCGACGGTGGTCCGTGGATGCAGTTCAAGAACCCGAAAACCGGCAAGAACGTTGTCGTCAAGGATGCCATCGCCGACGCCATGCTCCAGCAGATCCTGCTGCGTCCGGCCGAGTACGATGTGATCGCAACGCTGAACCTCAATGGCGACTACCTCTCCGATGCCCTCGCGGCAGAAGTGGGCGGTATCGGTATTGCGCCAGGTGCCAACCTGTCCGACACCGTCGCCATGTTCGAAGCCACCCACGGTACTGCACCGAAGTACGCCGGCAAGGACCAGGTCAACCCGGGTTCGTTGATCCTGTCCGCTGAAATGATGCTGCGCCACATGGGCTGGACCGAAGCGGCCGACCTGATCATCAAGGGCACCAACGGCGCGATCTCCGCGAAGACCGTGACCTATGACTTCGAGCGCTTGATGGATGGCGCCAAGCTGGTTTCGTCTTCAGGCTTCGGCGATGCGCTGATCTCGCACATGTAA
- a CDS encoding NADP-dependent isocitrate dehydrogenase — protein MPTRSKIIYTFTDEAPALATYSLLPIVEAFTASADIAVETRDISLAGRILASFPEQLGDKAVADHLAELGALAVTPEANIIKLPNISASVPQLQAAIKELQAQGYALPDYPETVTSDADKEAKARYDKIKGSAVNPVLREGNSDRRAPLSVKNYARKHPHKMGAWAADSKSHVAHMSSGDFYGSEKAALIDAAGAVKIELIAQDGTTTVLKEKTSVQAGEILDCAVMSKNALRAFIAAEIESAKAQGVLLSVHLKATMMKVSDPIMFGQIVAEFYKDALAKHADVLAQIGFNLNNGIGDLYARIKALPAEQQAAIEADIQAVYAARPSLAMVNSDKGITNLHVPSDVIVDASMPAMIRDSGKMWGTDGQLHDTKAVIPDRCYATIYQAVIEDCKANGAFDPTTMGSVPNVGLMAKKAEEYGSHDKTFQIKTNGVVRVTDTNGTLLLEQSVEAGDIFRMCQTKDAPIQDWVKLAVNRARASSTPAIFWLDPMRAHDGVVIEKVQAYLKDHDTAGLDIQIMAPVDAMKFTLQRTREGKDTISVTGNVLRDYLTDLFPIMELGTSAKMLSIVPLMNGGGLFETGAGGSAPKHVQQLLEENFLRWDSLGEFLALAASLEHLGVTYNNPKALVLAKTLDQATGQFLDNNKSPSRKVGNIDNRGSHFYLALYWAQALAAQTEDTALQAQFATLAKTLTENEATIVAELNAVQGKPVDIGGYYHASAELISKAMRPSATLNAAIAALV, from the coding sequence ATGCCCACCCGCTCGAAGATCATCTATACCTTCACCGACGAAGCCCCAGCCCTCGCCACCTATTCACTGTTGCCTATCGTAGAGGCGTTCACCGCCTCGGCTGATATCGCCGTGGAAACCCGCGATATCTCTCTTGCAGGGCGCATCCTGGCCAGCTTCCCCGAGCAACTGGGCGACAAAGCCGTAGCCGACCACCTCGCCGAACTGGGCGCCCTGGCCGTTACGCCTGAAGCCAACATCATCAAACTGCCGAACATCAGCGCCTCGGTTCCGCAGCTGCAAGCCGCGATCAAAGAACTGCAAGCCCAGGGTTACGCGCTGCCGGACTACCCGGAAACCGTGACCAGCGACGCCGACAAAGAAGCCAAGGCCCGCTACGACAAGATCAAGGGCAGCGCCGTGAACCCGGTTCTGCGTGAAGGCAACTCCGACCGTCGCGCGCCGCTGTCGGTGAAGAACTACGCTCGCAAGCACCCGCACAAAATGGGCGCCTGGGCTGCGGACTCCAAGTCCCACGTTGCGCACATGAGCAGCGGTGACTTCTACGGCAGCGAAAAAGCCGCCCTGATCGACGCCGCTGGCGCCGTGAAAATCGAACTGATCGCTCAAGACGGCACCACCACCGTCCTGAAAGAAAAAACCAGCGTTCAGGCTGGCGAGATCCTCGATTGCGCCGTCATGAGCAAAAACGCTCTGCGTGCTTTCATCGCCGCTGAAATCGAAAGCGCCAAGGCCCAAGGCGTGCTGCTGTCCGTTCACTTGAAAGCGACCATGATGAAGGTCTCCGACCCGATCATGTTCGGTCAGATCGTTGCCGAGTTCTATAAAGACGCACTGGCCAAGCACGCTGACGTGCTGGCACAGATCGGCTTCAACCTGAACAACGGCATCGGCGACCTGTACGCTCGCATCAAGGCCCTGCCGGCCGAGCAGCAAGCTGCCATCGAAGCTGACATTCAGGCGGTCTACGCCGCTCGCCCTTCCCTGGCGATGGTCAACTCCGACAAAGGCATCACCAACCTGCACGTGCCGAGCGACGTCATCGTCGACGCCTCGATGCCGGCCATGATCCGTGACTCCGGCAAGATGTGGGGCACCGACGGCCAGCTGCACGACACCAAGGCTGTGATCCCGGATCGCTGCTACGCGACCATCTACCAGGCCGTGATCGAAGACTGCAAGGCCAATGGCGCCTTCGACCCAACCACCATGGGCAGCGTGCCGAACGTTGGCCTGATGGCGAAAAAAGCCGAAGAGTACGGTTCCCACGACAAGACTTTCCAGATCAAGACCAACGGTGTTGTCCGCGTGACCGACACCAACGGCACCTTGCTGCTGGAACAGTCGGTTGAAGCCGGCGACATCTTCCGCATGTGCCAGACCAAAGACGCGCCGATCCAGGACTGGGTCAAACTGGCCGTCAACCGTGCTCGCGCCAGCAGCACTCCGGCGATTTTCTGGCTGGACCCGATGCGCGCCCACGACGGCGTAGTGATCGAGAAAGTTCAGGCTTACCTGAAGGATCACGACACTGCCGGTCTGGACATCCAGATCATGGCGCCAGTCGATGCAATGAAATTCACCCTGCAACGCACCCGCGAAGGCAAGGACACCATCTCGGTGACCGGCAACGTACTGCGCGACTACCTGACCGACCTGTTCCCGATCATGGAACTGGGCACCAGCGCCAAGATGCTGTCGATCGTGCCGCTGATGAATGGCGGTGGCCTGTTCGAAACCGGCGCCGGCGGTTCGGCTCCGAAGCACGTTCAGCAGTTGCTGGAAGAAAACTTCCTGCGCTGGGATTCGCTGGGTGAATTCCTGGCCCTGGCCGCGTCCCTGGAACACCTGGGCGTGACCTACAACAATCCAAAGGCGCTGGTTCTGGCCAAGACCCTGGACCAGGCCACCGGCCAGTTCCTGGACAACAACAAGTCGCCATCGCGCAAAGTCGGCAACATCGACAACCGCGGCAGCCACTTCTACCTGGCGCTGTACTGGGCTCAAGCGCTGGCTGCCCAGACTGAAGACACTGCACTGCAAGCGCAGTTCGCGACCCTGGCCAAAACCCTGACCGAGAACGAGGCAACCATCGTTGCCGAGCTCAACGCCGTTCAGGGCAAGCCAGTCGACATCGGCGGTTACTACCACGCCAGTGCCGAGCTGATCAGCAAGGCCATGCGCCCAAGCGCCACACTCAACGCGGCGATTGCTGCGCTGGTGTAA
- the mnmA gene encoding tRNA 2-thiouridine(34) synthase MnmA has protein sequence MRDPAPSDTQKKRVIVGMSGGVDSSVSALLLIEQGYEVEGLFMKNWEEDDGTEYCTAMDDLADAQAVCDKIGIKLHTANFAAEYWDNVFEHFLAEYKAGRTPNPDILCNREIKFKAFLDYAMMLGADLIATGHYVRRRDIDGRTELLKGLDPNKDQSYFLHAVGGEQIAKTLFPVGELEKPQVRAIAEKYELATAKKKDSTGICFIGERRFSDFLKQYLPAQPGEIKTTEGEVIGRHHGLMYHTIGQRQGLGIGGLKDASDEPWYVLIKDLEHNELIVGQGNDHPWLFSRALLASDIYWVNPIDLTEPRKLTAKVRYRQSDQPCTLEKTATGYRATFDDPQRAVTPGQSVVFYDGEICLGGGVIEVAEPWTSKGALQGEQQ, from the coding sequence ATGCGTGATCCAGCCCCTTCTGACACACAAAAGAAGCGCGTCATTGTCGGCATGTCCGGCGGCGTGGACTCTTCCGTTTCCGCCCTCCTGCTGATCGAGCAGGGTTATGAGGTGGAAGGCCTGTTCATGAAGAACTGGGAAGAAGACGATGGAACGGAATACTGCACCGCCATGGACGACCTGGCGGACGCCCAGGCCGTGTGCGACAAGATTGGCATCAAGCTGCACACCGCCAACTTCGCCGCCGAGTACTGGGACAACGTGTTCGAGCATTTCCTCGCCGAATACAAGGCCGGACGCACGCCGAACCCGGACATCCTGTGCAACCGCGAGATCAAGTTCAAGGCGTTCCTCGACTACGCCATGATGCTCGGCGCCGACCTGATCGCCACCGGTCACTACGTGCGTCGCCGCGACATCGACGGCCGCACCGAACTGCTCAAAGGCCTGGACCCGAACAAGGACCAGAGCTACTTCCTGCACGCCGTCGGCGGCGAACAGATCGCCAAGACCCTGTTCCCGGTCGGCGAGCTGGAAAAACCGCAAGTGCGCGCGATTGCCGAGAAATACGAGCTGGCGACCGCGAAGAAAAAGGATTCCACCGGGATCTGCTTCATCGGCGAGCGCCGCTTCAGCGACTTCCTCAAGCAGTACCTGCCGGCGCAACCCGGCGAGATCAAGACCACCGAAGGCGAGGTCATCGGCCGTCACCACGGCTTGATGTATCACACCATCGGCCAGCGTCAGGGCCTCGGCATCGGCGGCCTGAAAGACGCCAGCGACGAGCCGTGGTACGTGCTGATCAAGGATCTGGAGCACAACGAACTGATCGTCGGCCAGGGCAACGACCATCCGTGGCTGTTCTCCCGCGCCCTGCTCGCTTCGGACATCTATTGGGTCAACCCGATCGACCTGACTGAGCCGCGCAAGCTGACCGCCAAGGTCCGTTATCGCCAGAGCGACCAGCCTTGCACGCTGGAGAAGACCGCCACCGGCTACCGCGCAACCTTCGATGACCCGCAACGCGCGGTCACTCCAGGTCAGTCCGTGGTGTTCTACGACGGCGAAATCTGCCTCGGCGGCGGCGTCATTGAAGTTGCAGAGCCGTGGACCAGCAAAGGCGCTCTTCAAGGCGAGCAGCAATGA
- the clpA gene encoding ATP-dependent Clp protease ATP-binding subunit ClpA produces the protein MLNRELEVTLNLAFKEARSKRHEFMTVEHLLLALLDNEAAATVLRACGANLDKLKHDLQEFIDSTTPLIPVHDEDRETQPTLGFQRVLQRAVFHVQSSGKREVTGANVLVAIFSEQESQAVFLLKQQSVARIDVVNYIAHGISKVPGHGDHSEGEQDMQDDEGGESSSSGNPLDAYASNLNELARQGRIDPLVGRELEVERVAQILARRRKNNPLLVGEAGVGKTAIAEGLAKRIVDNQVPDLLANSVVYSLDLGALLAGTKYRGDFEKRFKALLNELKKRPQAILFIDEIHTIIGAGAASGGVMDASNLLKPLLSSGDIRCIGSTTFQEFRGIFEKDRALARRFQKVDVSEPSVEDTIGILRGLKGRFESHHNIEYSDEALRAAAELASRYINDRHMPDKAIDVIDEAGAYQRLQPVEKRVKRIEVPQVEDIVAKIARIPPKHVTSSDKELLRNLERDLKLTVFGQDAAIDSLATAIKLSRAGLKSPDKPVGSFLFAGPTGVGKTEAARQLAKALGVELIRFDMSEYMERHTVSRLIGAPPGYVGFDQGGLLTEAITKQPHCVLLLDEIEKAHPEVFNLLLQVMDHGTLTDNNGRKADFRNVIVIMTTNAGAETAARASIGFTHQDHSSDAMEVIKKSFTPEFRNRLDTIIQFGRLSHEVIKSVVDKFLTELQAQLEDKRVLLEVTDAARSWLAAGGYDSAMGARPMARLIQDKIKRPLAEEILFGELAEHGGVVHIDIKDGELTFEFETTAEMA, from the coding sequence ATGTTAAACCGCGAGCTCGAAGTCACCCTCAATCTTGCCTTCAAGGAGGCTCGTTCGAAGCGTCATGAATTCATGACCGTCGAACACCTTCTGCTGGCCCTATTGGACAATGAGGCTGCCGCCACCGTTTTGCGTGCGTGCGGTGCAAACCTCGACAAACTCAAGCATGACCTGCAGGAGTTCATCGACTCCACCACGCCATTGATCCCCGTCCATGACGAGGATCGCGAAACCCAGCCAACCCTGGGCTTCCAGCGTGTCCTGCAACGTGCTGTGTTTCACGTACAGAGCTCGGGCAAACGCGAAGTGACTGGCGCCAACGTGCTGGTCGCGATCTTCAGTGAGCAAGAGAGTCAGGCAGTGTTCCTGCTGAAACAGCAGAGCGTTGCGCGTATCGATGTCGTCAACTACATCGCCCACGGCATCTCCAAGGTGCCAGGGCACGGCGATCACTCTGAAGGTGAGCAAGATATGCAGGATGACGAGGGCGGTGAGTCTTCTTCTTCAGGCAATCCGCTGGATGCTTATGCCAGCAACCTTAACGAACTCGCGCGCCAGGGTCGTATCGATCCGTTGGTAGGTCGTGAGCTGGAAGTCGAGCGCGTCGCCCAGATCCTGGCGCGTCGTCGCAAAAACAATCCGTTGCTGGTGGGCGAGGCGGGCGTGGGTAAAACCGCGATTGCCGAAGGCCTGGCCAAGCGTATTGTCGACAACCAGGTGCCGGACCTGCTGGCCAACAGCGTGGTGTATTCCCTCGATCTGGGAGCCTTGCTGGCCGGGACCAAATATCGCGGTGATTTCGAGAAACGCTTCAAGGCGTTGCTCAATGAACTAAAAAAACGTCCGCAGGCGATCCTGTTCATCGACGAAATCCACACCATCATCGGTGCGGGTGCAGCGTCGGGTGGCGTCATGGATGCCTCGAACCTGCTCAAGCCGCTGCTGTCGTCCGGTGATATCCGTTGCATCGGCTCGACCACCTTCCAGGAGTTCCGCGGGATCTTCGAGAAGGACCGTGCCTTGGCACGACGCTTCCAGAAGGTCGATGTGTCGGAGCCTTCGGTGGAGGACACCATTGGTATTCTGCGCGGCCTGAAGGGGCGTTTCGAGAGCCATCACAATATTGAATACAGTGATGAAGCCCTGCGCGCGGCTGCCGAACTGGCTTCGCGTTACATCAATGACCGTCACATGCCGGACAAGGCCATCGACGTCATCGACGAAGCGGGTGCCTACCAGCGCTTGCAACCGGTCGAGAAGCGTGTGAAGCGCATCGAAGTGCCGCAAGTCGAGGACATCGTCGCGAAAATCGCGCGGATTCCGCCAAAGCACGTCACCAGTTCCGACAAAGAACTGCTGCGTAACCTTGAGCGTGATTTGAAGCTGACAGTGTTTGGTCAGGATGCGGCGATCGACTCGTTGGCAACCGCGATCAAGCTGTCCCGCGCCGGCCTCAAGTCGCCTGACAAGCCTGTCGGTTCGTTCCTGTTCGCCGGGCCTACCGGTGTCGGTAAAACCGAAGCGGCGCGTCAGTTGGCCAAGGCGTTGGGCGTCGAGCTGATTCGCTTCGACATGTCCGAGTACATGGAGCGCCACACCGTATCGCGTCTGATCGGTGCACCTCCGGGCTATGTCGGGTTCGATCAGGGCGGTCTGCTGACCGAAGCCATCACCAAGCAGCCTCACTGCGTGCTGTTGCTCGATGAAATCGAGAAGGCGCATCCGGAAGTCTTCAACCTGCTGTTGCAGGTCATGGACCACGGTACGCTAACCGATAACAACGGGCGTAAAGCGGACTTCCGTAACGTGATCGTCATCATGACGACCAACGCCGGTGCCGAAACCGCAGCGCGTGCGTCGATCGGTTTCACCCATCAGGACCACTCGTCCGATGCGATGGAAGTGATCAAGAAGAGCTTCACGCCGGAGTTCCGCAACCGTCTGGACACCATTATCCAGTTTGGTCGCCTCAGCCATGAGGTCATCAAAAGTGTGGTGGACAAGTTCCTTACCGAGCTTCAGGCGCAGCTGGAAGACAAGCGTGTGTTGCTGGAAGTCACCGATGCGGCTCGCAGCTGGCTGGCGGCCGGTGGTTACGACTCGGCAATGGGTGCTCGACCTATGGCTCGCCTGATCCAGGACAAGATCAAGCGTCCACTGGCGGAGGAGATTCTCTTTGGCGAACTGGCCGAACATGGCGGTGTGGTACACATCGACATCAAGGACGGCGAGCTGACCTTCGAGTTCGAGACCACGGCTGAAATGGCCTGA